A section of the Roseivirga sp. BDSF3-8 genome encodes:
- a CDS encoding tetratricopeptide repeat protein, with protein MMVKKTSKTSSNSGNELLENPEALREGIGRTESFLKSNAKLVGIIGGVVALAIIGYFVYQYTMASKSQEAAEKMYRAEYYFGVDSLDQALNGDGFYLGFIDIIEDYGSTKEGNLARFYAGSILLQQGEYQNAISYLEEFSASDLLLQARAYALIGDANMELNKFEEAANAYEKAANYKPNESFTPIYLAKAGFAYEKANNNTAAVDMYKQILDEYQGSAIYQDARKQHARLQAMASE; from the coding sequence ATGATGGTGAAGAAAACCTCTAAAACGTCTTCTAATTCCGGAAATGAACTTCTGGAAAACCCCGAAGCCCTGAGAGAAGGGATCGGTCGTACAGAATCTTTTCTTAAAAGTAATGCAAAGCTTGTAGGCATTATCGGCGGAGTTGTGGCTCTTGCTATAATAGGCTACTTTGTATACCAGTACACTATGGCGAGCAAAAGCCAGGAGGCTGCGGAAAAGATGTACCGTGCTGAGTATTACTTTGGCGTTGATAGCCTTGACCAGGCGCTGAACGGAGACGGTTTCTACCTTGGGTTTATCGATATAATTGAAGATTACGGCAGTACTAAAGAGGGTAACCTTGCCAGATTTTATGCCGGATCTATCCTCCTGCAACAGGGAGAGTATCAGAATGCGATCAGCTACCTGGAGGAGTTCTCTGCCAGCGATCTTCTGCTGCAGGCAAGAGCTTACGCCCTGATCGGTGATGCTAATATGGAACTCAATAAGTTTGAAGAGGCTGCTAATGCTTACGAAAAGGCTGCCAACTATAAGCCTAATGAGTCTTTTACACCCATATATCTTGCCAAGGCAGGTTTTGCCTATGAGAAGGCAAATAATAATACCGCTGCTGTAGATATGTATAAGCAGATACTGGATGAGTATCAGGGCTCTGCAATCTATCAGGATGCCCGAAAACAGCATGCGCGTCTTCAGGCAATGGCATCAGAATAA
- a CDS encoding DUF721 domain-containing protein has protein sequence MQKGNKKGFGARKSDTVSLKDAMNELLDAYRLNSRYSQTHLKANWHEIAGNTIARRTTKIFFKKDVMFVEVGSAPLKHQMGYGKDILLNRIREKYGPDLVSEIILL, from the coding sequence ATGCAAAAAGGCAACAAAAAGGGTTTCGGGGCAAGAAAATCAGATACGGTATCACTTAAAGATGCGATGAATGAGTTGCTTGATGCTTACCGTCTGAATAGCCGCTATTCTCAAACTCATCTCAAAGCAAACTGGCATGAAATAGCCGGTAATACTATTGCCAGACGTACTACTAAGATTTTCTTTAAAAAAGATGTGATGTTCGTGGAAGTTGGCTCTGCACCGCTAAAGCATCAAATGGGCTATGGAAAGGATATTTTGCTTAACCGTATAAGAGAAAAGTATGGGCCGGATCTTGTTAGTGAGATAATCTTACTTTAA
- a CDS encoding tetratricopeptide repeat protein has translation MNKRLLTCFLALMLVGQFLQVKGQVDSLYSILHSSDDEAKVEAYLALTEYFRNVNTDSALLYARKALDLAVSSNKKGKEIEALYNLGLIYRYKGDYEAADSRLNAGLKMAREENDTTYQAYILGGLGVVYYNQGAYEEAIDYYNEAISLSKEINDISSASLYNNIGLIYEEKGEYDEAIKYYEQLRDISVQLDNERGYATALNNIGHIYSKKGDYNTALQYFGEALDSRKAVGNERGYAKTLGYIGETYFKQGRYAEALSTLESSLRLKRENQDLQGEATTLQTLGELHLRLGNSKVALDHYLQGMSIADEINARTNLLHIYDGLWQLYEDLGDYQNAFQYQYRYMNLKDSIHNEELELKVNKMESRFELEKREKELELKEQDIQIKQLQIENNQFIIYLLIISVLLLGGLGALYFSRYRIRTRTNDMLRRQNEEIILQKEEIGNQRDKIAETQKIIEEKNEKLSRINLELEAKVQERTRELQKSYHDQLIVNQELDTLVYKTSHDIRGPLVSMKGLCNTALMEITDDTAKCYLQLLDKTSKQMNKILDRLISYNYIKNKLPEGEQVDVVSLIRKTKDSLANLDSYSDVTFFLDMPDDVKWFTDKQLITTIVENILENAIIFSSQLHDSPSKVKVKVSVEKNLLYVTVSDNGIGIPDDIKEQIFTMFFRGTERSSGSGMGLYISRLAIEKLGGDLRLDTEGQWTTFEIAIPQLYVGSQVVL, from the coding sequence TGCCCTCATGCTGGTGGGGCAGTTTCTCCAGGTCAAAGGCCAGGTAGACAGCCTATATTCTATTCTGCATTCTTCAGATGATGAGGCAAAAGTAGAGGCGTACCTTGCATTGACTGAGTATTTCAGGAATGTCAATACTGATTCAGCCTTATTATATGCAAGAAAAGCGCTTGATCTGGCGGTTTCTTCCAATAAAAAAGGCAAAGAAATAGAGGCGCTGTATAATCTGGGGCTTATATACAGGTACAAGGGCGACTACGAAGCGGCAGACAGCAGGCTTAATGCCGGGTTGAAAATGGCTCGAGAGGAAAACGACACTACCTACCAGGCTTACATATTAGGCGGGCTGGGTGTGGTTTATTATAACCAGGGGGCCTACGAGGAGGCAATTGATTATTACAATGAAGCCATTAGCCTATCCAAAGAAATCAATGATATTAGTTCCGCATCATTGTATAATAACATTGGGCTGATTTACGAAGAAAAAGGAGAGTACGACGAAGCCATTAAGTACTATGAGCAGTTGCGTGACATATCTGTGCAACTGGACAATGAGAGAGGCTATGCAACTGCACTTAATAACATAGGCCATATATACAGCAAAAAGGGTGATTATAATACGGCTCTTCAGTACTTCGGTGAGGCCCTTGATAGCCGGAAAGCGGTAGGCAACGAACGGGGCTACGCTAAAACTCTGGGGTATATTGGGGAAACGTACTTTAAGCAGGGGCGCTACGCCGAGGCACTCTCTACGCTGGAAAGTTCCCTGAGGCTTAAAAGAGAAAATCAGGATTTGCAGGGTGAAGCCACAACGCTGCAAACATTGGGTGAGTTGCACCTGCGTCTTGGTAACTCTAAGGTTGCTCTTGATCATTACCTGCAAGGTATGTCCATTGCTGATGAGATCAACGCGAGGACTAACCTTCTCCACATTTACGATGGGCTCTGGCAACTTTATGAAGACCTTGGGGATTATCAGAATGCCTTCCAGTACCAGTACCGGTATATGAATCTGAAGGATAGCATTCATAATGAAGAGCTGGAACTGAAGGTAAATAAGATGGAGTCCCGCTTTGAACTTGAGAAAAGAGAAAAGGAACTGGAGCTTAAAGAGCAAGACATACAAATCAAGCAACTTCAGATAGAGAATAATCAGTTCATTATCTACCTTCTTATCATAAGCGTGCTTCTGCTTGGAGGGCTAGGCGCCTTGTATTTTAGCCGGTACCGTATTCGTACCCGTACTAATGACATGCTCCGGAGACAAAATGAAGAAATTATTCTCCAGAAAGAGGAAATAGGTAACCAGAGGGATAAAATTGCTGAAACTCAGAAGATCATTGAAGAGAAAAACGAAAAGCTTAGCCGTATCAATCTCGAACTGGAGGCCAAGGTACAGGAGCGGACTAGGGAGCTACAGAAATCGTATCATGATCAGCTTATTGTAAACCAGGAACTGGATACCTTGGTGTATAAAACCTCCCATGACATTCGTGGACCTCTCGTAAGTATGAAGGGCCTTTGTAACACCGCCCTGATGGAAATCACAGATGATACGGCTAAGTGTTACCTGCAGCTACTGGATAAGACCAGTAAGCAGATGAATAAAATACTGGATCGTCTCATCAGCTACAATTATATCAAGAATAAGCTACCTGAAGGTGAGCAAGTCGATGTAGTTAGTCTTATTCGGAAAACGAAAGATTCTCTCGCCAATCTGGACAGCTATTCAGATGTGACCTTCTTTCTGGACATGCCAGATGATGTGAAGTGGTTTACGGATAAGCAGCTTATTACCACTATAGTAGAGAACATTCTTGAAAATGCCATTATTTTCTCAAGCCAGCTTCATGACTCTCCAAGTAAGGTAAAAGTAAAGGTTAGTGTAGAGAAAAACCTCCTGTATGTTACTGTTTCCGATAATGGAATAGGCATCCCCGATGATATCAAGGAGCAGATATTTACTATGTTTTTCAGAGGAACAGAAAGATCCTCAGGTTCCGGTATGGGGCTGTATATCTCCCGGCTGGCAATAGAAAAACTGGGAGGGGATTTAAGGCTGGATACCGAAGGTCAGTGGACTACATTCGAGATAGCCATCCCTCAGCTATATGTAGGGTCTCAGGTAGTACTATAA
- a CDS encoding DNA replication/repair protein RecF: MYLEKIELLNFKNYESLALDFDQGINCFTGPNGSGKTNLLDAIYYLSLTKSAFSSTDSSNIRHDSSYFMLRGVFTSDKKAVTIQCQIQSGQKKKVLHDKTPYEKISEHIGRFPAVLIAPDDTELVKGGSEGRRRFFDSLISQIDARYLDDLIRYNQVLKRRQELLKQFENRKYFDGELLDVYDRELVEGAIRLGARRRDFIEEFSPLFVRHYEELSDGKEKVALSYQTEVTGDDFEKKFRKSRDRDLMLQRTNKGIHKDDFTFLTDDHSLKKFGSQGQQKSFVIALKLAKFDVLTDKKGFKPLLLLDDIFDKLDDSRISHLVGMITARRFGQVFLTEARPERTKKVFEHISESPLFFDIKTLREERAGRENPYI; the protein is encoded by the coding sequence ATGTATCTGGAAAAGATCGAACTGCTCAACTTCAAGAATTACGAATCGCTGGCACTCGATTTTGACCAAGGAATAAACTGCTTCACAGGACCTAACGGCTCCGGTAAGACTAACCTTCTGGATGCTATCTATTATTTATCTCTCACAAAGAGTGCCTTTAGCAGCACTGACTCTTCAAATATAAGGCACGACTCATCGTATTTTATGCTTAGAGGGGTGTTTACCTCGGATAAAAAGGCTGTGACGATCCAGTGCCAGATACAATCCGGCCAGAAAAAAAAGGTGTTGCATGATAAAACGCCGTATGAAAAGATTAGTGAACATATCGGCAGGTTTCCTGCCGTTCTTATCGCCCCGGACGACACAGAGCTTGTAAAGGGAGGTAGTGAAGGGCGAAGACGTTTTTTTGACTCGCTAATCTCACAAATTGATGCACGCTACCTTGATGACCTCATCCGATATAACCAGGTTCTGAAACGCCGGCAGGAGTTGCTCAAGCAATTTGAAAACAGAAAATACTTTGACGGGGAGTTATTGGATGTATATGATAGGGAGTTGGTAGAAGGGGCTATCAGGCTGGGGGCACGAAGAAGGGATTTTATCGAAGAGTTCTCTCCGCTGTTTGTACGGCACTATGAGGAACTGTCAGACGGCAAAGAAAAGGTAGCTTTATCCTACCAAACAGAGGTGACAGGGGACGACTTCGAAAAAAAATTCAGGAAGAGTCGCGATCGTGACCTGATGCTGCAACGTACGAATAAAGGGATACATAAAGATGATTTCACTTTCCTGACAGATGATCACTCCTTAAAAAAATTTGGTAGTCAGGGCCAGCAGAAATCATTTGTGATAGCATTGAAGCTGGCAAAATTTGATGTCCTAACTGACAAAAAGGGCTTCAAACCACTTTTACTACTAGATGACATCTTCGACAAACTGGATGACTCCCGGATCAGCCACCTCGTGGGTATGATCACAGCCCGGAGGTTCGGACAGGTATTTTTGACAGAAGCCCGCCCTGAGCGAACTAAGAAGGTATTTGAACACATCAGTGAATCCCCCCTCTTCTTCGATATAAAAACCTTGCGGGAAGAAAGAGCCGGCAGGGAAAACCCGTATATTTGA
- the ribH gene encoding 6,7-dimethyl-8-ribityllumazine synthase yields MASNLKNLSEYSDKNLSLDLRNRRFAVVVSEWNEEVTEALYSGAVETLREHNVPSENILRKNVPGSFELTLGAQLMAQQDRIDAVICLGCVIQGETRHFDFICQAVAHGITNVGLKYNKPVIFGVLTPDTMQQALDRAGGKHGNKGDEAAITAIKMLGFNSEAV; encoded by the coding sequence ATGGCTAGCAATCTCAAAAACCTCAGCGAATATTCAGATAAGAACCTTTCGCTAGATCTCCGCAACAGACGTTTTGCTGTAGTGGTATCCGAGTGGAACGAAGAAGTGACGGAAGCGCTTTATAGCGGGGCTGTAGAGACCCTTAGAGAGCATAATGTTCCTTCAGAAAACATTCTTCGAAAAAATGTCCCAGGTAGCTTCGAGCTAACTCTTGGCGCCCAGCTTATGGCTCAGCAGGACCGTATTGATGCTGTGATTTGCCTGGGCTGTGTCATTCAGGGTGAAACCAGGCACTTCGACTTTATATGCCAGGCAGTGGCACATGGAATAACCAATGTAGGGCTCAAATACAATAAGCCTGTGATATTCGGTGTACTTACTCCTGATACAATGCAGCAGGCCCTGGACCGGGCAGGAGGAAAGCACGGTAATAAAGGAGATGAAGCGGCTATTACAGCCATAAAAATGCTAGGATTTAATAGCGAGGCGGTATGA
- the pdhA gene encoding pyruvate dehydrogenase (acetyl-transferring) E1 component subunit alpha, translated as MATETGSKSKSKKTAAKDKFSKETYMNWFESMLLMRRFEEKAGQLYGQQKIRGFCHLYIGQEACVAGAVSALKKGDKYITAYRDHAHPIALGSDPKAVMAELFGKATGIVKGKGGSMHMFDKENHFYGGHGIVGGQIPLGAGIAFAEKYRKSDNLCICYMGDGAVRQGAFHEALNLAMTMKLPAIFVIENNGYAMGTSVKRTSNVTELHTLGESYDMPSAAIDAMSVEDVHNAVEEAAERARKGEGPTLLEFRTYRYKGHSMSDPAKYRTKEEVQEYKDRDPIEQVRKVILDKKYATEDELKEIDSKIKDQVKECVKFSEDSDWPDPSEVFKDVYAENDYPYIKD; from the coding sequence ATGGCAACTGAAACCGGATCAAAGTCCAAAAGTAAGAAAACAGCAGCGAAAGATAAGTTCTCAAAAGAGACATATATGAATTGGTTTGAGAGCATGCTGCTCATGCGCCGGTTCGAAGAAAAAGCAGGCCAGCTTTATGGTCAGCAAAAAATCCGAGGGTTCTGCCATCTTTACATTGGCCAGGAAGCCTGTGTGGCAGGTGCCGTATCCGCTCTGAAAAAGGGAGATAAATACATTACTGCCTATCGTGACCATGCTCACCCTATTGCCCTTGGGTCTGACCCAAAAGCAGTAATGGCAGAGCTTTTTGGTAAGGCTACAGGTATTGTAAAAGGTAAGGGTGGATCCATGCACATGTTTGATAAAGAGAACCATTTTTACGGAGGACATGGCATCGTAGGCGGACAGATTCCTCTAGGTGCCGGAATTGCTTTTGCAGAGAAGTATCGTAAATCAGACAATCTCTGCATCTGTTACATGGGGGATGGAGCAGTTCGCCAGGGAGCCTTTCATGAAGCCCTTAACCTGGCCATGACCATGAAATTACCTGCTATTTTCGTTATTGAAAATAATGGATACGCCATGGGAACCAGTGTTAAGCGTACCTCTAACGTGACTGAATTACATACCCTGGGCGAGTCTTATGATATGCCAAGCGCTGCAATAGATGCCATGAGTGTGGAGGATGTTCACAATGCTGTGGAAGAAGCAGCCGAAAGAGCCAGAAAAGGCGAAGGACCTACTCTTTTGGAATTTAGAACATACCGCTACAAAGGCCACTCTATGTCTGACCCTGCAAAATACCGCACAAAAGAAGAAGTTCAGGAGTATAAAGACCGTGATCCGATAGAGCAGGTCAGAAAAGTCATACTTGACAAGAAGTACGCCACAGAAGATGAATTAAAAGAAATAGACTCTAAGATCAAGGATCAGGTAAAAGAGTGCGTTAAGTTCTCAGAAGACTCAGATTGGCCTGATCCTTCTGAGGTGTTTAAAGACGTTTATGCTGAAAATGACTACCCATATATCAAGGATTAA